From a single Gimesia fumaroli genomic region:
- a CDS encoding DUF3299 domain-containing protein, whose translation MSQVLDGSNHSLENVVPAHDEFSYKPVPPTAVVGLALALFSFIALFGIIGLGIAVFGIVISLVSLFSISRSGGELGGKTVALAGVAISAFFLISGISYQSFVYAHEVPEGYQRLNFASDIAAKDFIQTDGVTRVNPDVMKMDKQKIFLKGYMYPTRQTENLKSFILVKDNGQCCFGGQPDAKDMILVEMQGDQHADFYAGLVSVAGEFLAEAPTQAGELKPVYQLKGTHFEQARTAY comes from the coding sequence ATGTCGCAAGTTCTTGATGGATCCAATCACTCTTTAGAGAATGTTGTGCCTGCGCATGACGAGTTTTCTTACAAACCCGTGCCTCCGACTGCCGTCGTAGGTCTGGCGTTGGCGTTATTTTCATTCATCGCGCTATTTGGAATTATTGGTTTAGGAATTGCCGTATTCGGGATCGTGATTTCCCTGGTCAGTTTATTCAGCATCAGCCGTTCTGGGGGAGAGTTGGGAGGAAAGACGGTCGCACTGGCAGGAGTTGCGATTTCAGCATTTTTCCTGATCAGCGGGATTTCTTATCAGTCTTTTGTATACGCGCATGAAGTCCCCGAAGGGTATCAGCGACTCAACTTCGCCAGTGACATTGCCGCCAAGGATTTTATCCAGACCGATGGTGTCACACGTGTTAATCCCGACGTCATGAAAATGGATAAACAGAAAATTTTCCTCAAAGGATATATGTATCCTACCCGTCAAACTGAAAACCTGAAGAGTTTTATTCTGGTCAAAGACAATGGCCAGTGCTGTTTTGGCGGACAACCTGATGCGAAAGATATGATTCTGGTCGAAATGCAAGGCGATCAGCATGCTGATTTTTACGCAGGGCTGGTCTCAGTCGCAGGTGAGTTCTTAGCCGAAGCGCCGACACAGGCCGGTGAATTAAAGCCCGTTTATCAATTGAAGGGAACACACTTTGAGCAGGCACGGACCGCCTATTGA
- a CDS encoding hydroxymethylphosphonate dioxygenase has product MKENLDISLCDTLSLSKTRSQNVDALFELMQRHGQSFYDEAVTQLEHALQAAHLARESQASMEQITAALLHDIGHFLMDEHDEQNDFLVEDWHHETIGARQLEPFFGKAVTEPILLHVPAKRYLCTIDAEYFNGLSKASQQSFKLQGGLMTDDEVAEFESNPFHNTAVLLRRWDDGAKVKGLEVPALSAYRQDVESCLECD; this is encoded by the coding sequence ATGAAAGAAAACCTCGATATCTCATTGTGTGATACATTATCTCTTTCGAAAACTCGCAGTCAAAACGTGGATGCGCTGTTTGAGTTAATGCAACGACATGGCCAGAGCTTTTATGATGAAGCGGTCACGCAACTGGAGCATGCCTTGCAAGCTGCTCATCTGGCGCGAGAAAGTCAGGCATCAATGGAGCAGATTACCGCTGCACTGCTGCATGACATCGGACATTTTCTGATGGATGAACATGACGAACAGAATGATTTCCTGGTCGAAGACTGGCATCACGAAACTATTGGAGCACGACAGTTAGAACCATTTTTCGGGAAAGCGGTCACCGAACCGATCCTGCTACATGTCCCCGCGAAACGTTATCTCTGCACGATTGACGCTGAATATTTCAATGGTCTCTCAAAGGCATCTCAACAAAGCTTCAAGTTACAAGGTGGATTGATGACAGATGACGAAGTGGCTGAATTTGAAAGTAACCCCTTTCATAATACAGCGGTCTTACTGAGACGCTGGGATGATGGAGCCAAGGTCAAAGGCCTGGAAGTCCCTGCGTTGTCTGCTTATCGCCAGGACGTCGAGAGTTGCCTGGAATGTGACTGA
- a CDS encoding methylphosphonate hydroxylase, whose amino-acid sequence MTTTILPEQLKAWETTGYVKLPGFLTPTETENLRQWVEEISEWPASDNQWMHHFEQTPFGVKPARTEYILGYHTGIRQLLTEGKIIESAGQLMGEPATLYKEKINYKYPGGGGYAPHQDAPAYEFIKNHITCSIAIDAATPENGCLFFAPGLHQQGLLHLDEHGCIEPHFALSLDWEPVLMQPGDALFFSSYAPHKSPPNKTEQPRRTLYLTYNAAAEGDLREDYYADKRRSLAEVGQTSDEKLKISKIGHFDGKPAEQS is encoded by the coding sequence ATGACAACAACCATTTTACCAGAACAACTCAAAGCCTGGGAAACAACCGGCTACGTGAAGCTCCCCGGTTTTCTCACACCAACGGAAACCGAGAACCTGCGGCAGTGGGTTGAAGAAATCAGTGAGTGGCCCGCGAGTGATAATCAATGGATGCATCATTTTGAACAGACACCTTTTGGGGTGAAACCGGCACGAACGGAATACATCCTGGGATACCATACAGGCATCCGACAATTATTGACCGAGGGGAAAATTATTGAAAGCGCCGGCCAATTAATGGGCGAGCCGGCAACGCTCTATAAAGAAAAAATCAATTATAAATATCCCGGCGGCGGCGGTTATGCGCCGCATCAGGACGCGCCCGCTTATGAATTCATCAAGAATCATATTACGTGTTCGATTGCCATTGATGCAGCGACTCCAGAAAACGGCTGCCTGTTTTTTGCCCCCGGTCTGCATCAGCAAGGCTTGCTGCACCTGGATGAGCACGGCTGCATTGAGCCTCACTTTGCTCTATCACTCGATTGGGAGCCGGTCCTGATGCAACCGGGTGACGCATTGTTTTTCAGTTCTTATGCTCCTCATAAAAGTCCTCCCAATAAAACAGAGCAACCAAGGCGGACTCTGTATCTGACTTACAACGCTGCTGCAGAAGGCGATCTGCGCGAGGATTACTACGCTGACAAACGACGTTCGCTCGCTGAAGTAGGACAAACCAGCGACGAGAAACTGAAAATCAGTAAAATTGGACATTTTGACGGAAAGCCAGCAGAGCAATCATGA
- a CDS encoding DUF5690 family protein, translating to MQFQSAYISTRLEQSNRGLLTAWSVIAAFTTYFCMYAFRKPFTVAQYEDLVYWGVGYKVILLFAQVSGYALSKFIGIKVISEMTPNRRAAMILSLIGVAHLALLPYAVAPYWLKPVFLFCNGLPLGMVFGCVFAFLEGRRVTEAMAAGLCASFIMASGTVKTVGAILMQDYGVSEFWMPFLTGALFWLPLIIGVWMLQQIPPPGELDVTARSKRSPFNGVERRQFYSRNALGLTVLILLMVLLTIFRSVRDDYAAEIWSGFGVEKPEIFAQSEMLVAIAVVALSAAVVFIGANYRAFKVGMSMVGLGFACALVTTLSYWGTTHWTEDAAFQFMVLIGISLYVPYVLFHTTIYERVIAMLRNKSNVGYLLYLGDFAGYISTVVLMAIVNLVFEKNLDFVSLLFWLALIISPVSIVGTVVVVLYFRLKQTVSEAPLPEPFELETEPRLGTNTGVL from the coding sequence ATGCAATTTCAATCTGCGTACATCTCGACGCGTCTGGAACAAAGCAATCGGGGTCTCTTGACCGCTTGGTCGGTCATAGCGGCGTTTACGACTTACTTCTGTATGTACGCCTTTCGCAAACCGTTTACCGTCGCGCAATATGAAGACCTTGTATATTGGGGCGTGGGATACAAAGTGATCCTGCTGTTTGCTCAAGTCAGCGGCTACGCACTCTCCAAATTCATCGGCATTAAAGTCATCTCTGAAATGACGCCGAACCGCCGTGCAGCGATGATCTTGAGTCTGATCGGCGTTGCGCATCTTGCTCTGCTCCCTTATGCGGTCGCCCCTTATTGGCTGAAGCCCGTTTTTCTGTTCTGTAACGGTTTGCCCCTGGGAATGGTGTTTGGTTGTGTGTTTGCATTTCTTGAAGGACGGCGGGTGACGGAAGCGATGGCAGCCGGACTGTGTGCCAGCTTCATCATGGCGTCCGGCACTGTGAAGACAGTTGGTGCCATCCTGATGCAAGACTATGGCGTCTCGGAATTCTGGATGCCGTTTCTCACGGGTGCTTTGTTCTGGCTCCCTTTAATCATCGGGGTCTGGATGTTGCAACAAATTCCTCCCCCGGGTGAACTGGATGTGACGGCACGCTCGAAACGCTCTCCCTTTAATGGTGTGGAACGCCGCCAGTTTTATTCCCGCAATGCTTTGGGGCTGACGGTCTTGATTTTACTCATGGTGTTACTCACGATTTTTCGCAGTGTGCGTGATGACTACGCTGCTGAGATCTGGTCCGGTTTCGGCGTTGAAAAACCGGAAATTTTTGCTCAGTCAGAAATGTTGGTCGCGATTGCGGTTGTGGCACTCAGTGCAGCGGTGGTGTTTATTGGTGCCAACTATCGCGCGTTCAAAGTCGGCATGTCGATGGTTGGACTCGGGTTTGCCTGTGCACTGGTCACCACGTTGTCTTATTGGGGAACGACTCACTGGACGGAAGATGCCGCCTTTCAATTTATGGTTCTGATTGGCATCAGCCTGTATGTGCCCTACGTGCTGTTCCATACGACCATTTACGAGCGTGTGATTGCCATGCTGCGAAACAAAAGCAATGTGGGCTACCTGCTCTACCTGGGAGATTTTGCCGGTTATATCAGCACGGTGGTCTTGATGGCGATCGTTAATCTCGTCTTTGAAAAGAACCTGGATTTTGTTTCGCTCCTGTTCTGGCTGGCTTTGATCATCTCCCCTGTATCCATAGTGGGTACCGTAGTCGTCGTCTTGTATTTCCGACTAAAACAGACCGTCAGCGAAGCCCCCTTACCAGAACCGTTTGAACTCGAAACAGAACCAAGGCTTGGTACCAACACAGGTGTATTATAA
- a CDS encoding ABC transporter permease has product MNTLTIAWKSIRQRRLASLLTALSVALGVTLMVSVLVINSVIDRMFNQTASGYDLIVGAQGSPLQLVLSTVFRVGAPIENLPYRYYTELKKDPRIEEAIPFAIGDVTQKGGFPIVGTIPRYFALEYVPGRHFRINKDGKFLPGTWDAVIGSVVAKQNNWKMGDEFQLIHGSAEMGHVHDEKFKIVGILAPTGTPNDRTVFVNLRGFYQVSGHEKPLDEALKREAAFFGEKLDEEKLKAIMKEQAAHDHHDHSGHDHSGHDHEVPDAQKEVTAILVQMKGDRLRGFTTIKFQSDLKEANQAQAVNPIQQISWLMQNIVGNVRTMLIVLTALIIAVSGVSIFVSIYNSMSDRKREIAIMRALGAGRTAVFTIILSESVLLCLGGGILGIILGHGLVFIAAPIIEARSGLLINPFAFSPLELILLPVLVVLASLVGFIPAMTAYRTDVASTLSD; this is encoded by the coding sequence ATGAATACTCTGACTATTGCCTGGAAAAGTATCCGACAACGTCGCCTCGCCTCTCTCTTAACGGCTTTGAGTGTTGCCCTGGGGGTCACTCTGATGGTCTCCGTCCTCGTCATCAACAGCGTGATTGACCGCATGTTTAATCAGACTGCCAGTGGCTATGACCTGATTGTCGGCGCGCAAGGCAGCCCGTTACAACTGGTTCTGAGTACCGTGTTTCGTGTGGGAGCGCCCATTGAGAATCTGCCTTATCGTTACTACACCGAATTGAAAAAAGACCCCCGCATCGAAGAAGCAATTCCGTTTGCCATCGGAGACGTGACACAAAAAGGGGGCTTTCCCATTGTCGGTACAATTCCCCGTTACTTTGCGCTGGAGTATGTCCCCGGTCGCCATTTTCGGATCAACAAGGACGGTAAGTTCTTGCCCGGTACCTGGGACGCGGTAATTGGATCTGTGGTCGCAAAACAGAATAACTGGAAGATGGGGGATGAATTCCAACTGATTCACGGCTCTGCAGAAATGGGGCACGTGCATGATGAAAAATTTAAAATCGTCGGCATCCTGGCCCCCACGGGAACCCCCAATGACAGAACAGTCTTCGTGAACCTGCGCGGATTTTACCAGGTTTCCGGTCATGAAAAACCACTGGATGAAGCACTGAAACGGGAAGCCGCATTTTTTGGAGAAAAGCTCGACGAAGAAAAGCTCAAAGCGATTATGAAAGAACAGGCGGCCCACGATCATCATGATCACAGCGGCCACGATCACTCTGGTCATGACCATGAAGTTCCCGACGCCCAGAAAGAGGTTACCGCGATTCTGGTTCAGATGAAGGGCGACCGTTTGCGCGGCTTTACTACGATCAAGTTCCAGTCAGATTTAAAAGAAGCCAATCAGGCACAAGCCGTCAATCCGATCCAGCAAATCAGCTGGCTGATGCAAAATATCGTGGGGAATGTACGCACCATGTTGATCGTGCTCACCGCGTTAATTATTGCTGTCTCCGGAGTCAGCATTTTTGTGAGCATCTATAATTCGATGTCCGACCGCAAACGGGAAATCGCCATCATGCGGGCTCTGGGTGCTGGCCGTACCGCAGTATTTACGATCATTCTCTCCGAGTCGGTACTACTCTGTCTGGGAGGGGGCATCTTGGGAATCATATTGGGGCATGGTCTGGTTTTCATTGCTGCTCCCATCATTGAAGCGCGCAGCGGACTGTTGATCAATCCGTTCGCCTTCAGTCCCCTCGAACTGATTCTGTTGCCGGTTCTGGTTGTATTGGCGTCTCTGGTCGGATTCATCCCCGCGATGACTGCCTATCGTACCGACGTCGCCAGTACCTTAAGTGATTGA
- a CDS encoding ABC transporter ATP-binding protein has protein sequence MSLLLENVKKSYKEPDGSTLPILDIERFELKENEQVVLIGESGSGKSTLLNVISGITAADSGKVTIAGTEIASMPEVVRDRFRAERIGFVFQTFNLLPAFSALENVLLGMSFSRKKPNRDRAKELLSLVGLEHRLHHHPKQMSVGEQQRVAVARALANQPKLLLADEPTANVDVSNQETILHLLRDACSQNQIAMLLVTHSQEVAKQFDRVETLTDFNKVHAQV, from the coding sequence ATGTCACTGCTGCTGGAAAATGTAAAAAAAAGTTATAAGGAGCCCGATGGTTCCACGCTCCCCATTCTGGACATCGAGCGATTCGAATTGAAAGAAAATGAACAGGTTGTACTGATCGGCGAAAGCGGCTCAGGAAAATCGACCCTGTTGAATGTCATCTCCGGTATCACAGCCGCCGACAGCGGTAAAGTGACCATAGCAGGTACCGAAATCGCATCCATGCCGGAAGTGGTTCGTGACCGGTTTCGAGCCGAGCGCATTGGTTTTGTGTTTCAGACATTTAACCTGCTACCCGCATTTTCCGCTTTAGAAAATGTGTTGCTTGGAATGAGTTTTTCCCGTAAGAAGCCGAACCGCGATCGCGCCAAAGAATTGTTGTCACTTGTGGGACTCGAACATCGCCTGCATCATCACCCGAAACAGATGTCGGTGGGGGAACAGCAGCGTGTGGCGGTCGCCCGGGCGCTGGCCAACCAGCCCAAACTATTACTGGCCGACGAACCGACGGCGAATGTCGATGTATCCAATCAGGAAACCATCCTGCATCTGTTGCGGGATGCGTGTTCCCAGAATCAGATTGCGATGCTGCTGGTGACTCATTCACAGGAAGTGGCCAAACAGTTTGATCGCGTGGAAACTCTAACCGACTTCAATAAAGTACACGCTCAAGTTTAG
- a CDS encoding L,D-transpeptidase family protein translates to MRYRKRSRLITPFRLFIVAILGVIGTTAWKSEWIPLQLGSAPTGALNETSSQEASKTGKNQLDPEYVEPVLEQETIIAQSEPPAEELTEGSDNQRSYQSRDIEIPRIYKRTLTGGIVEAAPKIDSPVHEAMEPKQFKGAAQPLVGTQIPGGSQPQAADRNAPQKLNPPEGIKRASAPVIKTAEHASYKEEVRQDPSQETTPDLIAIDELIQQRKIIDAHKKLSKIYWNQPELYPVIKSRIEETARMIYFSPQPHFMTPYEIEPGDQLRKVATQYKITWEYLAKLNQIDPKKIRPGQKLKVIKGPFAAYVDLSEFTLTIHAHGYFVKRYSIGTGKDHSTPTGKFHVKDKLVDPTYYGPDGVIANDDPMNPLGERWIDIGDSYGIHGTIDPASIGKAESKGCVRLLNEHVAEVYDLLGVNSEVVIRP, encoded by the coding sequence ATGCGATATCGTAAACGGAGCCGTTTAATCACCCCCTTTCGTCTCTTTATTGTAGCAATCCTGGGCGTAATCGGGACAACCGCCTGGAAGTCTGAGTGGATTCCACTCCAACTGGGCAGTGCACCAACGGGTGCTTTGAATGAGACCTCTTCTCAAGAGGCATCAAAAACGGGGAAGAATCAGCTGGATCCAGAATACGTGGAGCCGGTTTTAGAACAAGAGACCATCATCGCGCAGTCAGAACCTCCGGCAGAAGAGTTGACGGAGGGGAGTGATAATCAGCGTTCCTACCAGAGTCGCGATATCGAAATTCCCCGAATTTACAAACGGACACTGACAGGCGGGATTGTTGAAGCAGCTCCCAAGATTGATTCACCGGTTCATGAAGCGATGGAGCCTAAGCAATTTAAAGGCGCTGCGCAACCTCTGGTCGGTACACAAATTCCAGGTGGCTCACAACCGCAAGCGGCAGACAGAAATGCGCCACAAAAACTAAATCCGCCTGAAGGCATTAAACGAGCCAGCGCACCTGTCATCAAAACAGCAGAGCATGCCAGCTATAAAGAAGAGGTCAGGCAAGACCCTTCTCAGGAGACGACCCCGGACTTGATCGCCATCGATGAATTGATCCAGCAACGAAAAATTATCGACGCGCACAAGAAACTTTCCAAAATTTACTGGAATCAGCCTGAATTGTATCCGGTGATCAAATCACGTATTGAAGAGACAGCGCGGATGATCTACTTCTCGCCGCAACCACACTTCATGACACCGTACGAAATTGAGCCCGGTGATCAACTGCGAAAAGTAGCCACACAATATAAAATTACCTGGGAGTATCTGGCGAAGCTCAATCAGATTGATCCAAAGAAGATTAGACCGGGACAAAAGTTGAAAGTCATTAAGGGACCGTTTGCCGCATATGTTGATTTGAGCGAATTCACTTTGACCATTCATGCACATGGATACTTTGTGAAACGTTACTCCATTGGAACCGGCAAAGATCATTCGACGCCGACCGGTAAATTTCACGTCAAAGACAAACTGGTCGATCCGACGTACTATGGCCCGGATGGTGTGATTGCCAACGATGATCCCATGAACCCACTGGGTGAACGCTGGATTGACATCGGCGATAGTTACGGTATTCACGGCACAATCGACCCGGCATCGATTGGCAAAGCAGAGTCCAAAGGCTGTGTCCGATTGCTCAATGAGCATGTCGCTGAAGTCTATGATCTGCTGGGGGTCAATTCCGAAGTCGTGATTCGCCCCTGA
- the pyrE gene encoding orotate phosphoribosyltransferase, whose translation MFDREKLIELFRERALKFGDFTLASGKKSSYYLDGKQVVLHSHGLRLVSAGLLELLADVEFDAIGGMSIGADPIVAGVLAVAAEQGRSLNGFMVRKEPKGHGTNKFVEGPVQPGDKVVIVDDVITTAGSALLSVDRAEEFGCQVVQAIGVVDRLQGGAANFEKRNIPFKALLTIEDFGIEPPAEDA comes from the coding sequence ATGTTTGATCGGGAAAAGCTGATCGAGTTGTTTCGAGAGCGTGCATTAAAATTCGGAGATTTCACACTCGCTTCAGGAAAGAAAAGCAGTTACTACCTCGACGGGAAACAGGTCGTTCTGCATTCGCATGGGTTGCGACTTGTGAGTGCCGGCCTGTTAGAGCTGCTGGCCGATGTGGAATTTGATGCCATTGGCGGCATGTCTATCGGCGCTGATCCAATTGTTGCCGGCGTATTGGCGGTGGCCGCCGAGCAAGGCAGATCTTTGAATGGATTCATGGTTCGCAAAGAACCCAAAGGTCATGGCACCAACAAATTTGTCGAAGGCCCTGTGCAGCCCGGAGACAAAGTCGTAATTGTAGACGATGTAATTACGACTGCCGGTAGTGCATTGCTGTCCGTCGATCGTGCCGAAGAATTTGGTTGCCAGGTCGTGCAGGCGATTGGAGTCGTAGATCGATTGCAGGGGGGAGCTGCCAATTTCGAAAAACGGAATATACCCTTCAAAGCGTTATTAACGATCGAAGATTTTGGAATCGAACCGCCAGCAGAAGATGCGTAA
- a CDS encoding glucose-6-phosphate isomerase produces the protein MTNSIRYDDSAARLLIDNKWYETLQPDLIAAREEMLQDLELLGTDQIPASKQPLDAGFQNLPQQLLDEYEAKKEESLLGRIEAKAQELREQSDRFVVLGIGGSYMGMRALFEAVCHPLHNELTREQRQGVPRLYFEGNNVDNDSISALRELLQTSCEDPSDILQRWSLTVISKSGGTLETAVGFRLFREALEAYYGADSEESRSLVVPITGLEGKLRNFSNEKGYSGVFPIPDNVGGRFSVFTAVGLFPAAVMGLDLKQLLQGAADMTHRFISQPMGDNPVLDYTATCHLFEREKNVSIRILSTWGKRLEALGLWYDQLLAESLGKEEKGATPLTVVNTRDLHSRGQQHQEGALDKLITNVIVERAAIDPIAVPVVPENENQDQLNKLQGKTIPDILSAAIEGTNQAYSDANRPTADLILPCLDEYTVGQTLQMLMLATVLEGRLININPYGQPGVEAYKKNMQEVLNR, from the coding sequence ATGACAAACTCCATACGTTATGATGACTCAGCGGCCCGTCTTTTAATTGATAATAAATGGTACGAAACACTGCAGCCCGATCTGATTGCAGCCCGTGAGGAAATGCTGCAGGATCTCGAACTGCTGGGGACCGACCAGATACCAGCCAGCAAACAGCCACTCGACGCAGGATTTCAAAATCTGCCACAGCAGTTGCTGGATGAGTACGAAGCTAAAAAAGAGGAAAGCCTGCTGGGAAGAATCGAGGCCAAAGCGCAGGAACTGCGTGAGCAGTCCGATCGGTTCGTTGTATTGGGTATTGGTGGTTCGTATATGGGCATGCGGGCGTTGTTCGAAGCCGTCTGCCATCCTCTGCATAATGAGCTCACCCGCGAACAGCGACAGGGGGTGCCCCGACTCTATTTCGAAGGCAACAATGTAGACAATGATTCTATATCCGCTTTGCGCGAGTTACTGCAGACGAGTTGCGAAGACCCGAGCGATATTCTGCAGCGTTGGAGTCTCACGGTCATCAGTAAATCGGGGGGAACACTGGAAACCGCGGTCGGTTTTCGTTTATTCCGCGAAGCGCTCGAAGCATATTATGGGGCGGATTCGGAAGAGAGCCGCTCGCTGGTAGTACCGATTACGGGACTGGAAGGCAAACTGCGTAACTTTTCCAATGAAAAGGGATACTCGGGCGTCTTTCCGATTCCTGACAATGTCGGTGGTCGCTTTTCCGTGTTCACAGCGGTGGGACTCTTTCCGGCGGCCGTCATGGGCTTGGACTTGAAGCAGCTGTTGCAGGGAGCGGCTGACATGACACACAGGTTTATTTCTCAGCCTATGGGCGACAATCCCGTTTTGGATTACACGGCAACCTGTCACCTGTTTGAGAGAGAAAAAAACGTCTCGATCCGCATCCTTTCTACTTGGGGAAAGCGTCTCGAAGCGTTGGGGCTCTGGTACGACCAGCTCTTGGCAGAAAGCTTGGGGAAAGAAGAAAAAGGTGCGACTCCTTTGACGGTTGTGAATACGCGAGACCTTCACAGCCGGGGACAACAGCACCAGGAAGGAGCCCTTGATAAACTGATCACGAATGTGATTGTCGAGCGTGCGGCCATTGATCCGATAGCGGTGCCGGTTGTGCCTGAAAATGAAAATCAGGATCAACTAAATAAGCTCCAGGGGAAAACGATCCCCGACATTCTGTCTGCCGCCATTGAAGGGACGAATCAGGCGTATTCCGATGCGAATCGTCCCACGGCTGATTTGATCTTGCCTTGTCTGGATGAATATACGGTCGGACAGACCTTGCAGATGCTGATGCTGGCAACCGTACTGGAAGGGCGATTGATCAATATCAATCCCTACGGACAGCCTGGTGTGGAAGCCTACAAAAAGAATATGCAGGAGGTTTTGAATCGCTGA
- a CDS encoding 3-hydroxyacyl-ACP dehydratase FabZ family protein yields the protein MPPKLLYGGIDFDFENPLFGIEDIREINPQRFEMEQLSGIVHIDNEKHGIVGFKDVTEDEFWVRGHMPGFPLMPGVILCECSAQLAGFYARKFKLLGGDFLGFGGMNDVRFRYPVFPNQRLVIMAQLARIRAGKRAEFNFQGLVEGNMVFSGQMIGVPIDKNQQIPGT from the coding sequence ATGCCTCCCAAGTTGCTTTACGGTGGAATTGACTTCGATTTTGAGAATCCTTTGTTCGGAATCGAAGACATCCGGGAAATTAACCCTCAGCGATTTGAGATGGAACAACTCTCGGGGATTGTTCATATCGATAATGAAAAACACGGGATTGTGGGGTTTAAAGATGTCACAGAAGATGAATTCTGGGTCCGCGGCCATATGCCCGGTTTCCCCTTGATGCCAGGCGTCATTCTCTGTGAATGCTCGGCACAACTGGCTGGTTTTTATGCCCGAAAATTTAAGTTGCTCGGCGGCGACTTCCTGGGATTTGGTGGCATGAACGATGTTCGTTTTCGCTATCCCGTTTTTCCGAACCAGCGTCTGGTCATCATGGCACAACTGGCGCGGATTCGAGCCGGTAAGCGGGCAGAATTTAACTTCCAGGGGCTGGTAGAAGGCAACATGGTCTTCAGCGGCCAAATGATCGGAGTCCCAATCGACAAAAACCAGCAAATCCCCGGAACTTAG
- a CDS encoding HAD family hydrolase codes for MAQSLQEYAEWLANRDDLIWPVAPELITPKATPFLKPLRGISAITFSVYGTLLHISDGKLLFDHEQQLRMQIALDKTIKEFNMWNSMSRKPGAPWEYMLSQYRNLLEDLQISQKVPKGEKPEINSVELWKQLIVRLQKNEYTFDESFYGSLDDFSLKVAYFFQASLQGQQPMPEALATLCQLSKYGKKVALFADAQPFTLTHVLRGLSSQGSLPPLSELFTQECFCLSYREGVRKPSASLYEKLIDRFEQLNISPQEILHVGNRIHDDLAIAKRLGIKTVLFAGDSLSMQASKEEVRDPNLKPDRLITNLSQLAEILD; via the coding sequence ATGGCGCAATCTCTCCAAGAATATGCTGAATGGTTAGCAAATCGTGATGACCTGATCTGGCCTGTCGCTCCGGAACTAATAACGCCAAAAGCAACCCCCTTCTTGAAACCGTTAAGAGGGATCTCTGCCATCACATTCAGTGTCTACGGGACACTGCTGCATATCTCTGATGGAAAACTGCTATTTGATCATGAGCAGCAACTTCGAATGCAGATCGCCCTCGACAAAACGATCAAAGAATTCAATATGTGGAACAGCATGTCACGCAAGCCGGGCGCTCCCTGGGAATACATGCTGTCGCAATATCGCAATTTGTTGGAAGACCTGCAAATCTCCCAGAAAGTACCTAAAGGAGAAAAGCCGGAAATCAACTCGGTCGAACTGTGGAAACAACTGATTGTTCGCCTGCAGAAAAATGAATATACGTTTGATGAATCGTTTTATGGGAGTCTGGATGACTTCAGCTTGAAAGTGGCTTACTTCTTCCAGGCCTCTCTTCAAGGTCAGCAGCCGATGCCAGAAGCGCTGGCCACGCTCTGCCAGTTAAGCAAGTATGGTAAAAAAGTTGCTTTATTTGCCGATGCACAGCCTTTCACTCTGACACACGTATTACGGGGGCTGAGCTCACAAGGTTCACTGCCACCGCTTTCCGAACTCTTCACCCAGGAATGCTTTTGCCTATCTTACCGCGAAGGAGTCCGCAAACCATCGGCATCGCTTTATGAAAAATTGATCGATCGTTTCGAACAGTTAAATATTTCGCCACAGGAAATCCTGCATGTCGGAAATCGTATTCATGACGACTTGGCGATCGCGAAACGGTTGGGTATCAAAACGGTTTTATTCGCCGGTGATTCCCTTAGTATGCAGGCCAGTAAAGAAGAAGTCAGAGATCCCAACCTGAAACCTGACAGATTGATCACTAATTTAAGCCAATTAGCAGAAATCCTCGATTAA